Genomic segment of Scardovia inopinata JCM 12537:
CAGCAGCTTGTTGGCGACCCTTAGCGCCATCTGTGTTCTTTTAAGTCTGGGACTGATTGTTAATTCAGTCAGATCTTCCCGCAGATAATTGACGCTCAGAAAATCTGACGGAATGATTATTCGCTGATGTGAGGAATCTCTTTCTCCTCATCCATAAATTCTTTTTCTGCAGCATCCGAATATTTTCCGGAAGATGCAGAAGCAAAACGGTGAAGGACAGACTTGACATTTTTATCAGCATTATGCACCATTTCTTCTATCTCCTGACGAAGCTTAGGCTTGCTTTCTGCCAGGGCAGTACCGAGAATAGAGCGAATATTCCCTCGAACAAGATTTTTTTCAATGGCGAGCTGGTCGAGAGATTGGTCTGTATTACTCCCTGGACTGATCATCTTCTGCATAATATTCTCCTTAGTCCCTGTTTCTTGCTTCCAGTTCACTATAATAAATTCGAGCATTATGAATATCATTCATAATGTGGTTATAAGCAGCGGATAGTTGTTCTGACTGTTTTGCCAGCTCGTCTCTGTACATACTTACCGTATTCAAGGTCCGTATCATAATCTCCTGAGAAGCTGAGGGATGAGCAGCAGCAAGGCCACGTCCTTCTTCTTCAAGAGCATCGAGAAAATTATTGTCATGAGCCAGCCTCTGACTCATGACTTCTTTAAACAAATCTGCCATTTGCTGAACATGAGTCATATGGCTGACATAATTATTACAGTACGGGCATGAGTCAAAACCCATTCTCTGTTTCACAGGAAGCTGGATCCATTGATTAATCTCAGTCATTGCCATTTCAGAAACCAAAACTCACCTCATAATCTTCCGGACTTTTCTGTCAGAATGCGTTACACATCTCAGGATTCACAAAGTATCCCAGTGCCTAAACTGTGCAACTAACCGCTTATCTTTCTCCAGTAAACGGTTCACTCCTCGATTTATTCTCTCTCCGGTACTGCTCATCCGTTTATGTATGGCAGATGCTTGATGCTGACAAGCCACCAGAGACTCTGTTGTTTGCTTAATGTATCTCTGCTTGGAATACCCTTCCTGAGTTGCAATGTCTACTATGTCACCATGTGATAGGTGCAGCGCTGACAAGTTAGCGATATCAGATATGGTACGGTTCCACAAATCTTCTGCACTCTGAGCCCATCGTTCTCTTGTTGCTTTTAATTCGTATTCGAACCGGTCCATTTGCTCATCACAAGCACGGACTATAACCACAACTTGCTGATAATCAAGGTATATGGTCTGTGAGCTAGTCAAGTGTTTTCCTGTTTTAGTCCACCGTGAGTGTAAACGACTGACCCTGTCCATCGATTGCTGATATATACTGTCAATAGTTTTCTGTTCCATAACTACAGAACCATCATTAGTCCATTTGTACCCACCCCACATATGTTGATCACTAATATGTTTAAAGGGATCGATCCTCCACTGAAATCTTGAATCAACATGGTATATTTTTCCTACCATTCCCATCCGTGAAGCTCCGAAAGGGACTACATCTTTACTATCAACATACTGACGGACTCTATCCCCGTATCTGCTCGCACGGTTCCTCTCCTTCTTATTCAGTAGGAAACTAATGTTTGGTCCCTCGTACAGCCAAGCTCCCCTCACCCGGGCTGCTTCCTCCTTATTCAAAGCAGCCAAAGCATACTGTCCATCCATAGACCCCAAGGAATGACCATACATCTCCAGACGATACTGAGGATACTGCCGCAGCACCCTCTTAGCCAAACGAGCAGCAGCAACCAACTGAGGCGTAGGGCGAGGCCTCTGTGGAGGCGGGAACTTGGGACTAGGCTCTACACCTCCTACACCTTTCATCTGCTGTCCACCAGTAGGATTAAGAAAACTGTAGAATAGAGGCCAGTCATTGTCAGCCCAATCCTTGCCTGTTAT
This window contains:
- a CDS encoding alpha/beta hydrolase family protein, with the translated sequence MGTRSQPNDITIKGTHKDQYIGTVVKVVRGRDNVKGDDPSGLDAVVLKDDRTKTLRIIYQGSQGSWITGKDWADNDWPLFYSFLNPTGGQQMKGVGGVEPSPKFPPPQRPRPTPQLVAAARLAKRVLRQYPQYRLEMYGHSLGSMDGQYALAALNKEEAARVRGAWLYEGPNISFLLNKKERNRASRYGDRVRQYVDSKDVVPFGASRMGMVGKIYHVDSRFQWRIDPFKHISDQHMWGGYKWTNDGSVVMEQKTIDSIYQQSMDRVSRLHSRWTKTGKHLTSSQTIYLDYQQVVVIVRACDEQMDRFEYELKATRERWAQSAEDLWNRTISDIANLSALHLSHGDIVDIATQEGYSKQRYIKQTTESLVACQHQASAIHKRMSSTGERINRGVNRLLEKDKRLVAQFRHWDTL